In the Euphorbia lathyris chromosome 5, ddEupLath1.1, whole genome shotgun sequence genome, one interval contains:
- the LOC136230462 gene encoding uncharacterized protein, producing MERSYPPVRDPHASTADLLTWTEGRPSETPTTASTQRSHDHWPAGKMSKVLYGGQATDEETETLNKKKPCSGYKLKEMNGSGIFAAKGSDGSHPGSANKTSVRTYQQAMNGMSQISFSTEEIISPKKPTSLPEVAKQRELSGTLQDADMKSKKQISNAKFKEISGHDIFAPSPEIVPRSLAAARTLESKETKQIEKPVTRNIRTSVKVSNPAGGQSNILFGEDPVVKSAKKIHNQKFQELTGNDIFKGDVPPGSAEKPLSSAKLKEISGSNIFADGKSESRDYFGGVRQAPGGDSSIALL from the exons ATGGAGAGAAGCTACCCACCTGTCAGAGACCCACACGCTTCCACCGCCGATCTGCTCACGTGGACGGAGGGTCGTCCATCGGAAACCCCCACCACTGCATCCACCCAACGCTCTCATGATCACTGG CCAGCGGGTAAGATGAGCAAGGTGCTTTATGGAGGTCAGGCCACTGATGAAGAAACAGAGACTCTGAATAAGAA AAAGCCTTGTTCAGGTTACAAGCTAAAGGAGATGAATGGCAGTGGTATATTTGCAGCTAAAGGTAGCGATGGATCTCATCCTGGCAGTGCTAACAAAACTAGTGTACGCACGTATCAG CAAGCAATGAATGGAATGAGCCAAATATCATTTAGTACTGAGGAAATTATTTCCCCGAAAAAACCTACCTCTCTCCCTGAAGTAGCAAAGCAGCGAGAGTTAAGTGGGACTTTGCAAGATGCAGACATGAAGAGTAAAAAGCAGATATCAAATGCAAAATTCAAGGAGATCAGTGGGCATGATATCTTTGCTCCATCCCCTGAAATTGTGCCTCGATCTTTAGCAGCTGCACGCACCTTGGAATCAAAAGAGACGAAACAAATTGAGAAACCTGTCACACGTAACATACGCACTTCTGTAAAAGTTTCTAAT CCTGCAGGAGGTCAGAGTAACATACTGTTCGGTGAAGATCCAGTTGTTAAGTCAGCAAAGAAAATACACAACCAGAAGTTTCAGGAGTTAACAGGCAATGATATATTCAAGGGAGATGTTCCTCCAGGATCAGCTGAAAAGCCGTTAAGCAGTGCTAAACTAAAAGAAATTAGTGGGAGTAACATCTTTGCTGATGGAAAGTCAGAATCCAGGGACTATTTTGGTGGTGTCCGGCAGGCCCCTGGTGGCGACAGCAGCATTGCATTGTTGTAA